A genome region from Hevea brasiliensis isolate MT/VB/25A 57/8 chromosome 7, ASM3005281v1, whole genome shotgun sequence includes the following:
- the LOC110656725 gene encoding protein SKIP34, translating into MCYCCGHQHSLSPDDLIPSRNRQSHDDTSVVDLRSRFAETEARLERVRALEAELNRRLEEMNRFVSVMEILVTYLKRRLQEQQEHVGRLSSRLDLLNSV; encoded by the coding sequence ATGTGTTACTGCTGCGGCCACCAACATTCCTTGTCACCTGACGACCTAATCCCCTCAAGAAACCGCCAATCCCACGACGACACATCTGTAGTGGATCTTCGGAGCCGCTTCGCCGAGACCGAAGCTCGCCTAGAACGAGTCAGGGCTCTAGAAGCCGAGCTCAATCGCCGGCTTGAGGAAATGAACCGGTTCGTTTCTGTTATGGAGATCCTCGTGACCTACCTCAAGCGAAGGCTTCAAGAGCAGCAGGAACACGTCGGCCGCCTCTCTTCTCGTCTTGACTTGCTAAATAGCGTTTAA